Proteins from one Camelina sativa cultivar DH55 chromosome 8, Cs, whole genome shotgun sequence genomic window:
- the LOC104708902 gene encoding dof zinc finger protein DOF5.1-like: MVFSSFPTYPDSSNWQQQHQPITTTVGFTGNNINQQFLPHHPLPPQQQQTPPQLHHNNGNGGAGGPDGPGGLIRPGSMAERARLANIPLPETALKCPRCDSTNTKFCYFNNYSLTQPRHFCKSCRRYWTRGGALRSVPVGGGCRRNKRTKNSSGGGGGSSSSGNSKSQDSTTSNEQYHHRAMANNQMGPPSSSSSLSSLLSSYNAGLIPGHDHNNNNILGLGSSLPPLKLMPPLDFTDNFTLQYGAVSAPSYHIGGGSSGGSGGAAALLTGFDQWRFPATNQLPLGGLDPFDHQQQMEQQNPGYGLVTGSGQYRPKNIFHNLISSSSSASSAMVTATASQLASVKMEDSNNQLNLSRQLFGNEQQLWNIHGAAAASTAAGSWSDVSNNFSSSSTSNI; the protein is encoded by the exons atggttttttcttcatttcctaCTTATCCTGATTCGTCAAACTGGCAACAACAA CATCAACCAATCACAACCACCGTTGGATTCACGGGAAACAACATCAACCAGCAGTTTCTCCCTCACCATCCCCTCCCaccgcaacaacaacaaacgcCTCCACAGCTTCACCACAACAACGGTAACGGTGGAGCCGGTGGTCCCGATGGACCTGGTGGGTTAATCCGGCCAGGTTCGATGGCGGAAAGGGCAAGGCTAGCCAACATACCACTGCCTGAAACTGCCTTGAAGTGTCCAAGATGTGACTCAACCAACACCAAATTCTGTTACTTCAACAACTACAGTCTCACTCAACCTCGCCACTTCTGTAAGTCATGCCGTCGTTACTGGACACGTGGCGGTGCTCTAAGGAGCGTTCCCGTCGGTGGCGGTTGTCGTAgaaacaaaagaaccaaaaacagCAGCGGTGGAGGTGGCGGTAGCAGCAGTAGCGGTAATAGCAAGTCACAAGACAGCACCACAAGCAACGAACAATACCACCACCGAGCCATGGCTAACAATCAGATGGGACCAccgtcttcttcatcgtctctgAGCTCGTTGCTGTCTTCTTACAACGCAGGACTAATCCCCGGACATgatcataacaacaacaacatacttGGACTTGGATCATCTTTGCCTCCTCTCAAGCTCATGCCTCCTCTAGACTTCACTGACAACTTCACCTTACAATACGGTGCCGTGTCAGCTCCTTCTTACCATATAGGCGGTGGAAGCAGCGGCGGaagcggaggagcggcagctcTTTTGACCGGTTTTGACCAGTGGAGATTCCCAGCAACAAACCAACTTCCTTTAGGTGGTTTAGACCCGTTTGATCATCAACAGCAAATGGAGCAGCAAAATCCGGGTTACGGTTTAGTTACCGGGTCGGGTCAGTACCGACCTAAGAACATTTTCCATAACCTTATCTCCTCTTCGTCTTCTGCTTCATCAGCTATGGTTACAGCCACCGCCTCGCAATTAGCTTCAGTGAAAATGGAAGATAGTAACAATCAACTCAACTTGTCTAGACAGCTTTTTGGAAACGAACAACAGCTTTGGAATATTCATGGCGCTGCTGCAGCATCCACGGCAGCTGGTTCGTGGAGTGACGTCTCTAATAATTTCAGTTCTTCTTCTACTAGTAATATATAA
- the LOC104708903 gene encoding 60S ribosomal protein L36-3 yields the protein MVATGLFVGLNKGHIVTKREQPPRPNNRKGKTSKRTLFIRSLIREVAGFAPYEKRITELLKVGKDKRALKVAKRKLGTHKRAKRKREEMSSVLRKMRSGGGAAATEKKK from the exons atggtGGCGACTGGCTTGTTCGTGGGGCTGAACAAAGGACACATTGTTACAAAGCGAGAGCAACCTCCTCGACCTAACAACAGAAAAGGG AAAACAAGCAAAAGGACTCTCTTTATCAGGTCCCTCATCAGGGAAGTTGCGGGTTTTGCTCCTTATGAGAAGAGGATCACTGAGCTTTTGAAGGTCGGTAAAGACAAGAGAGCTCTCAAAGTTGCCAAGAGGAAGTTGGGAACCCACAAGAGAGCCAAGCGAAAGAGAGAGGAGATGTCTAGTGTTCTCCGCAAGATGAG GTCTGGTGGAGGTGCTGCTGcaactgagaagaagaagtga
- the LOC104708904 gene encoding uncharacterized protein At3g17950-like, with amino-acid sequence MSHQEEGWPLGLRPVNARIGGLTIGTQHHHHHEQVSAGSISFSSLHSPSPSSHSSSDLDSQSMGSFFRDRSYTLGNLIGISSFLELSRRSNRTRIDQTAARNHQHQKNLKTYKPWIFSICSKLSTNATVISHNRITNEENNNGGRNNVQSLGHFLMVERRAVGSTTRSTPTM; translated from the exons ATGTCTCACCAG GAAGAAGGATGGCCATTGGGTCTGAGACCTGTAAATGCAAGGATCGGAGGACTCACAATAGGAactcagcatcatcatcatcatgagcAAGTCTCTGCTGGTTCCATCTCCTTCAGCTCTCTTCACTCTCCTTCTCCCTCCTCTCACTCTTCCTCCGATCTTGATTCCCAg TCGATGGGATCATTTTTCCGCGATAGGAGCTACACACTAGGAAATCTAATCGGGATATCAAGCTTTCTTGAACTTTCGAGAAGATCAAACCGAACAAGGATAGATCAAACGGCTGCTAGAAACCATCAACACCAGAAGAATCTAAAAACTTACAAGCCATGGATTTTCTCCATATGTTCAAAACTAAGCACAAATGCCACTGTCATTTCCCATAACAGGATTACAAACGAAGAGAATAATAATGGTGGTCGTAACAATGTGCAGTCTCTCGGACATTTTCTCATGGTGGAGAGACGAGCCGTCGGATCAACCACACGGTCCACACCGACAATGTGA